From one Paenibacillus sp. FSL K6-1330 genomic stretch:
- a CDS encoding UDP-glucose--hexose-1-phosphate uridylyltransferase: MNAATSGTPESKRVLHAIEMLVRFALHKGLIQADDADYSRNLLLEDFGFSEPYGDEVNDPIPDGPQTMLDIMIDYGAAHGMIPENTDTYRDLLDAKIMGRLMARPSEVTAQFRAVQQEQGIIAATRQFYNLCIDSNYIRMDRVAKNEYWRHTSAYGDIEITINLSKPEKSPKEIAMAKLLPPPVYPKCQLCRENVGYAGRVNHPARQNLRIIPLELNGEPWFFQYSPYVYYNEHCIVFHHDHVPMKLTKATLARLLSFVDAYPHYFLGSNADLPIVGGSILTHDHFQGGRHTFPIQKAPKVAGFTHGDYPGVSVAIVKWPMSVIRLSSKERESLLECANSIYEAWKIYSDPSADIEAFSQVDGERVRHNTVTPIARRNDEGIYEMDLVLRNNRTNEQYPEGIFHPHREMFHIKKENIGLIEVMGLAILPGRLKEELDLIADILAGNEELYADSKATDHPLAIHGDWIEELRGRGAASPDKAEAIELIRREVGHKFTTILEHAGVYKQTAEGQQAFQRFLSHMGYVSDSK; the protein is encoded by the coding sequence ATGAATGCAGCAACATCAGGAACTCCCGAATCCAAGCGGGTTCTTCATGCGATTGAAATGCTGGTGCGTTTTGCACTTCATAAAGGCCTGATTCAGGCAGACGATGCCGATTACAGCCGCAATCTGCTGCTGGAGGATTTTGGATTCAGCGAACCGTACGGCGACGAAGTGAACGACCCGATACCGGATGGGCCTCAGACTATGCTCGACATCATGATCGATTACGGCGCGGCACATGGTATGATCCCCGAGAATACCGATACGTACCGGGATCTGCTGGACGCCAAAATCATGGGCCGGCTCATGGCAAGACCTTCGGAAGTAACAGCGCAGTTCCGGGCGGTCCAGCAGGAGCAGGGGATTATTGCGGCAACCCGGCAATTTTACAATCTGTGCATCGACTCGAACTACATTCGCATGGACCGCGTAGCCAAGAACGAATACTGGCGGCATACCAGCGCGTATGGCGATATTGAGATTACTATCAATCTCTCCAAGCCGGAGAAGAGTCCGAAGGAAATCGCCATGGCTAAACTGCTGCCTCCGCCGGTCTATCCGAAATGCCAGCTCTGCCGGGAGAATGTCGGTTATGCAGGCAGGGTCAATCACCCTGCGCGGCAAAACCTGCGCATTATTCCGCTGGAGCTAAACGGAGAACCATGGTTTTTCCAATACTCGCCGTATGTTTACTATAACGAGCACTGTATTGTATTCCATCACGACCATGTGCCGATGAAGCTGACTAAAGCGACGCTTGCCCGCCTCTTGAGCTTCGTCGATGCCTACCCGCATTATTTTCTCGGATCGAATGCGGATCTCCCGATTGTCGGGGGCTCGATTCTCACGCATGATCATTTTCAAGGGGGACGCCATACTTTCCCGATTCAGAAAGCACCGAAGGTGGCCGGATTTACGCATGGGGATTATCCGGGCGTATCCGTGGCCATTGTGAAGTGGCCGATGTCGGTTATCAGGCTATCCTCAAAGGAACGGGAATCGCTCCTTGAATGCGCGAACAGCATATACGAGGCATGGAAAATTTACAGTGATCCTTCAGCAGATATTGAAGCGTTCAGCCAAGTGGACGGAGAGCGGGTCCGCCATAATACGGTTACTCCGATTGCCCGCCGAAATGACGAGGGCATCTATGAGATGGACCTGGTTCTGAGGAACAATCGCACGAATGAGCAATATCCGGAAGGGATCTTCCATCCTCACCGGGAGATGTTCCACATCAAGAAGGAAAACATCGGCTTGATTGAAGTGATGGGCCTGGCGATCCTGCCGGGCCGACTCAAGGAAGAGCTCGATCTAATCGCCGATATCCTGGCGGGGAACGAGGAGCTTTACGCCGACAGCAAGGCCACCGACCATCCACTTGCCATCCATGGAGATTGGATCGAGGAGCTGCGAGGACGGGGAGCAGCCTCGCCGGATAAGGCCGAGGCAATCGAGCTGATTCGCCGGGAGGTCGGCCACAAATTTACGACGATTTTGGAGCATGCCGGGGTGTACAAACAGACGGCAGAAGGACAACAGGCATTTCAGCGATTCCTGAGCCATATGGGATACGTCTCAGATAGCAAATAG
- a CDS encoding galactokinase: MTTQQLMERFMDKHGENQHKVRIFNAPGRVNLIGEHLDYNGGYVLPAALEFGTTLIIRPRDDNKVSFSSTNIPYELTISLDDDYGHKSDQWTDYPVGVITELNKIGCNLSSGYDLLYHGDIPNGAGLSSSASIEVVTAYAFLKMEGKETDTVEIAKLSQRVENLFVGVNSGIMDQFAVANGKQDHAILLMCDTLEYELVPFRTGAYKIVISNTNKRRGLVDSKYNERRSECDRALEILQKELPALSYLAQLNPDQFATLQDSIRDETVRRRAQHVVEENQRVHDSVKALKNGDLEAFGQYMNQSHDSLRYLYEVTGDELDALVEEAQRIPGTLGSRMTGAGFGGCTVSLVHEDAVERFITEVGQQYEARIGLKPDFYVCGVGQGVHEVKEGE; this comes from the coding sequence GTGACGACGCAACAGCTTATGGAAAGATTTATGGACAAGCACGGTGAGAACCAGCATAAGGTTCGCATATTTAACGCACCCGGTCGCGTGAACCTGATCGGGGAGCATTTGGATTATAACGGAGGTTATGTGCTTCCGGCCGCCTTGGAGTTTGGCACCACCTTGATTATAAGGCCGCGCGACGATAACAAGGTAAGCTTTTCATCCACGAATATCCCCTATGAACTAACGATCAGCCTGGATGATGATTATGGCCACAAAAGCGATCAATGGACGGATTATCCGGTCGGCGTCATAACGGAGCTAAATAAAATCGGCTGCAATCTTAGCAGCGGTTATGACCTGCTCTACCATGGAGATATCCCGAACGGCGCAGGCCTCTCGTCCTCGGCGTCCATCGAAGTGGTCACGGCTTACGCCTTCTTGAAGATGGAAGGCAAGGAGACGGATACGGTGGAGATTGCGAAGCTTTCGCAGCGGGTGGAGAACCTGTTCGTTGGCGTCAACTCCGGCATTATGGATCAATTCGCCGTAGCCAACGGCAAGCAGGATCATGCCATTCTGTTAATGTGCGATACGCTGGAGTATGAGCTGGTACCTTTCCGGACCGGAGCATACAAAATCGTGATATCGAATACCAACAAACGGCGCGGACTCGTCGATTCCAAATACAATGAACGCCGCAGCGAGTGCGACCGCGCTTTGGAAATTTTGCAGAAGGAGCTGCCGGCGTTATCGTATCTCGCTCAACTGAATCCGGATCAATTCGCAACCTTGCAGGACAGCATCCGAGATGAAACCGTCCGAAGACGTGCCCAGCATGTTGTTGAGGAAAACCAGCGTGTGCATGATTCCGTGAAGGCTTTGAAGAACGGTGATCTGGAAGCATTCGGACAATATATGAACCAGTCCCACGACTCTTTGCGTTATCTGTACGAAGTAACGGGCGATGAGTTGGATGCGCTGGTGGAAGAAGCTCAGCGGATTCCAGGCACGCTGGGTTCCAGAATGACGGGAGCCGGTTTTGGAGGCTGTACGGTATCTCTCGTGCACGAGGATGCGGTGGAGCGTTTCATCACGGAAGTGGGGCAGCAGTACGAAGCCAGAATTGGACTGAAGCCGGATTTCTACGTATGCGGTGTAGGTCAAGGCGTGCATGAAGTGAAGGAGGGCGAATAA
- a CDS encoding iron-containing alcohol dehydrogenase: MRPFVFHNPTQLIFGKGQLSALSVEVAKYGRNVLLVYGGGSIKRSGLYDQVIALLKEANAAVTELAGVEPNPRLSTVHKGVALCREHDIDLILAVGGGSVLDCSKAIAVGAKYDGDMWDFVERKAVPQAGLPLGTVLTMAATGSEMNGGSVITNEVTQEKMGWGSPHAYPAFSILDPVHTFSLPRDQTVYGIVDIMSHVLEHYFHQDTNTPVQDGFCETILRTVIDTAPKLVEDLENYEHRETIMYCGTMALNGMINMGMAGDWGTHNIEHAVSAVYDIPHGGGLAILFPNWMKYNQSADPQRFKSLAVNVFGVDPAGKSDEAIGLEGIKALRSFWTSIGAPSTLGSYEIDDSQIEAMADKAMRFGPFGNFRKLQREDVVEIYRMSL, translated from the coding sequence ATGAGACCTTTTGTTTTTCATAATCCGACTCAATTGATTTTTGGCAAGGGCCAGCTGAGCGCTTTAAGTGTTGAAGTGGCCAAATATGGCCGAAACGTATTACTCGTATATGGTGGCGGCAGCATCAAGCGCAGCGGACTGTACGATCAGGTTATCGCATTGCTCAAGGAAGCGAATGCAGCAGTGACGGAGCTTGCCGGTGTGGAACCGAACCCGCGCCTGTCGACGGTTCATAAGGGTGTGGCATTGTGCCGGGAGCATGACATTGATCTTATTCTGGCCGTTGGCGGCGGAAGCGTCCTTGACTGCTCCAAGGCCATTGCCGTTGGCGCCAAATATGACGGAGATATGTGGGATTTCGTAGAGCGCAAAGCCGTTCCGCAAGCGGGTCTTCCACTTGGAACGGTACTTACGATGGCTGCAACGGGATCGGAGATGAACGGCGGCTCCGTCATCACCAATGAAGTAACGCAAGAGAAGATGGGCTGGGGAAGTCCTCATGCGTACCCCGCATTTTCGATTCTGGACCCTGTACATACGTTCTCTCTTCCGCGGGATCAAACGGTGTACGGTATCGTAGATATCATGTCTCACGTGCTGGAGCACTACTTCCACCAAGACACCAACACGCCCGTGCAGGACGGATTCTGCGAAACGATACTTCGTACCGTTATCGATACGGCACCGAAGCTGGTTGAGGATCTGGAGAACTATGAGCACCGCGAGACGATCATGTATTGCGGAACGATGGCGCTCAACGGCATGATCAATATGGGGATGGCCGGTGACTGGGGAACCCATAACATCGAGCACGCGGTATCTGCCGTATACGATATTCCGCATGGCGGCGGACTGGCGATCCTGTTCCCGAATTGGATGAAATATAATCAAAGTGCGGATCCTCAGCGCTTCAAGTCACTTGCCGTGAACGTATTCGGAGTGGACCCGGCAGGAAAAAGCGATGAAGCCATCGGATTGGAAGGAATTAAAGCGCTTCGCAGCTTCTGGACTTCCATCGGTGCGCCAAGCACACTGGGATCGTACGAGATTGACGACAGCCAGATCGAGGCTATGGCCGATAAGGCGATGCGGTTTGGTCCTTTTGGCAACTTCCGCAAGCTGCAGCGTGAAGACGTCGTGGAGATTTATCGGATGTCACTATAA
- a CDS encoding flotillin family protein encodes MPEFLVIPSIVVGVIVVLGLAFWARYKTVSPDEAMIVTGSFLGSRNLSEDESGRKIKIVRGGGAFILPVFQRSEFVSLLSHKLDVMTPEVYTEQGVPVMADGVAIIKVGSSIEDVATAAEQFMGKPIEALKGEAQEVLEGHLRAILGSMTVEEVYRNRDKFAQEVQGVAARDLKKMGLQIVSFTIKDVRDKHGYLEALGKPRIATVKRDAEIAEAEAVRDARIQKARAEEEGQKAEVIRDTNIAEAEKERELKVASFKKEQDTAKAEADQAYHIQEARAKQTAVEEQMKVELVRKEREIDLQEKEIMIREKQYDADVKKKAEADRYAVEQAAEADKARKMREADALQYSIETQAKASAEQKRLDGLAVADAERAKGTAEAEVIRLRGIAEADAKEKLAEAFQKFGEAAVLDIIVKMLPELAGKIAEPISSIDKLTVVDTGKGEGAARVSNYVTELMSTAPEMLKSVSGIDVEELIKGLTKKSAPAQKPVAVEQELVPVPVPVETSAAKEE; translated from the coding sequence ATGCCAGAATTCTTAGTAATTCCGTCAATTGTTGTAGGCGTCATTGTCGTGTTAGGACTTGCGTTCTGGGCCCGTTACAAAACGGTGAGCCCGGATGAAGCGATGATCGTAACCGGTTCTTTTTTGGGAAGTAGAAATTTGTCGGAGGATGAATCCGGCCGCAAAATCAAAATCGTGCGCGGCGGAGGCGCATTTATACTTCCCGTGTTTCAGCGCTCCGAATTTGTATCGCTCTTATCTCATAAACTGGATGTTATGACACCTGAAGTGTACACGGAGCAAGGCGTTCCGGTTATGGCCGATGGGGTAGCCATCATAAAAGTGGGAAGCTCGATCGAAGATGTGGCAACGGCAGCCGAGCAATTCATGGGTAAGCCGATTGAAGCGCTGAAGGGCGAAGCCCAGGAAGTGCTGGAAGGTCATCTACGTGCCATTCTCGGTTCCATGACGGTAGAGGAAGTTTACCGTAACCGCGATAAATTTGCGCAGGAGGTTCAGGGTGTCGCTGCAAGAGACCTCAAGAAGATGGGATTGCAGATCGTTTCCTTTACCATTAAGGACGTTCGCGATAAGCATGGATATCTGGAAGCGCTGGGTAAACCACGGATCGCTACGGTAAAGCGGGATGCGGAGATTGCCGAAGCCGAAGCGGTGCGTGACGCGCGGATTCAGAAAGCGCGCGCGGAAGAAGAAGGACAGAAGGCCGAGGTTATACGTGATACCAACATCGCGGAAGCCGAGAAGGAACGGGAGCTGAAGGTCGCTTCATTTAAGAAGGAACAGGATACGGCGAAGGCCGAAGCAGACCAAGCCTATCATATCCAGGAAGCCCGTGCCAAACAAACGGCGGTTGAAGAGCAGATGAAGGTTGAGCTCGTTCGTAAGGAACGGGAAATCGATCTGCAGGAAAAAGAAATCATGATTCGTGAGAAGCAGTACGACGCGGACGTGAAGAAAAAGGCCGAAGCGGATCGCTATGCCGTTGAGCAGGCGGCCGAAGCGGATAAGGCCCGCAAGATGCGCGAAGCGGATGCCTTGCAGTATTCCATCGAAACCCAAGCTAAAGCCTCTGCGGAACAGAAGCGCCTGGATGGTCTGGCGGTTGCGGATGCTGAGCGTGCGAAAGGTACGGCTGAAGCCGAAGTCATTCGCCTGCGCGGTATTGCCGAAGCCGATGCCAAAGAGAAACTCGCCGAAGCGTTCCAGAAGTTTGGAGAAGCTGCTGTGCTCGATATCATCGTAAAAATGCTGCCTGAGCTTGCCGGCAAGATTGCTGAGCCAATCTCGTCCATCGACAAGCTGACGGTTGTTGATACAGGCAAAGGCGAGGGAGCAGCTCGCGTGAGCAATTATGTGACCGAGCTGATGTCCACGGCGCCTGAAATGTTGAAGAGTGTGTCAGGGATTGATGTGGAAGAACTGATTAAAGGATTGACCAAGAAGTCTGCCCCGGCCCAAAAGCCGGTAGCTGTGGAGCAGGAGCTTGTACCTGTACCGGTGCCTGTTGAGACAAGTGCTGCGAAGGAAGAATAG
- a CDS encoding HAD family hydrolase — translation MPFVQVKGRTVPCKGILFDKDGTLLHFMALWGGWTDYVLKFMEERLELMGAGFTLPKEQVLGTKHDASGRVSGYDLQGPLAMGTVEETNGLLAWQLYAAGMPWNEAIMQVHQITKNAMYEVRQQKPAFPMPGLENFLKKCSLASVKMALVTSDETSNAKEQLEWMGLHASFTAILGRDQVRNGKPHPEMTETACRLLGIMPEEAVVIGDSNADMQMAKQAGAALAVGLLTDEGEPVHLTDADVIISDYNELDVHR, via the coding sequence TTGCCGTTTGTTCAAGTGAAGGGACGAACCGTTCCCTGCAAAGGGATTTTGTTTGATAAAGACGGAACGCTGCTCCATTTTATGGCGCTGTGGGGAGGGTGGACCGATTATGTGCTCAAGTTCATGGAGGAACGGCTGGAATTAATGGGAGCCGGCTTCACGCTGCCGAAAGAGCAGGTGCTGGGCACAAAGCATGATGCAAGCGGGCGCGTGTCGGGTTACGATCTTCAGGGTCCGCTCGCCATGGGCACCGTGGAGGAGACAAACGGGCTATTGGCTTGGCAGCTGTACGCTGCAGGAATGCCCTGGAACGAAGCGATTATGCAGGTCCATCAAATTACGAAAAACGCCATGTATGAAGTTCGTCAGCAGAAGCCGGCATTCCCGATGCCGGGGCTGGAGAATTTTCTGAAGAAGTGCAGCTTGGCTTCCGTGAAGATGGCCTTGGTTACTTCGGATGAAACCTCAAATGCCAAGGAACAGCTGGAGTGGATGGGGCTTCACGCTTCCTTTACGGCCATTTTGGGAAGAGATCAGGTTCGAAACGGCAAGCCGCACCCTGAAATGACGGAGACCGCATGCCGCCTGCTTGGGATTATGCCCGAGGAAGCGGTGGTGATCGGTGACAGCAATGCGGATATGCAAATGGCGAAGCAAGCAGGCGCCGCTCTGGCTGTGGGTTTATTGACAGATGAGGGGGAGCCTGTACATCTGACAGATGCCGATGTTATCATATCCGATTATAATGAATTAGACGTGCACAGGTAG
- a CDS encoding NAD-dependent protein deacylase, whose protein sequence is MENREKIEQLATWIEASDYIVFFGGAGTSTESGIPDFRSAAGLYQSEHQSPYPPEVMLSHTFFMKHPEVFYDFYRSKMLHPHAQPNGCHRLLSRLEHDGKLKAVVTQNIDGLHQTAGCSEVLELHGSVHRNYCMDCSRFYSLQDILDIKEIVPRCKDCGGLVRPDVVLYEEELDQNIIMRSIQEISTADLLIIGGTSLTVHPAASLISYFHGSKVALLNADPTPYDHRAGLLIADRIGQVMTQVDKLIST, encoded by the coding sequence GTGGAGAACAGGGAAAAGATCGAGCAGTTGGCAACATGGATCGAAGCGAGCGACTACATTGTTTTTTTCGGGGGAGCCGGTACCTCCACGGAGAGCGGGATTCCTGACTTCCGTTCGGCAGCCGGACTATACCAGAGCGAGCACCAATCTCCGTATCCGCCGGAGGTCATGCTCAGCCACACTTTTTTTATGAAGCATCCGGAAGTGTTTTACGACTTTTACCGGAGCAAGATGCTTCACCCGCATGCGCAGCCGAACGGCTGTCACCGGCTATTGTCGAGACTGGAGCATGACGGTAAGCTGAAGGCGGTGGTCACGCAAAATATCGACGGTTTACATCAGACCGCTGGATGTTCTGAGGTGTTGGAGCTTCATGGCTCTGTGCACCGCAATTATTGCATGGATTGCTCCCGGTTCTACAGCCTGCAGGATATTCTGGACATCAAGGAAATTGTCCCGCGCTGCAAGGATTGCGGAGGACTGGTGCGTCCGGATGTCGTGCTGTATGAAGAGGAATTGGACCAAAACATCATCATGCGCTCGATCCAGGAAATATCGACGGCGGATTTGTTGATTATAGGCGGGACTTCCCTGACAGTACATCCCGCTGCGAGTTTGATATCCTATTTTCATGGGAGCAAGGTGGCTTTGCTGAATGCAGACCCAACCCCTTACGATCACCGGGCAGGCCTCTTGATTGCGGATCGGATCGGTCAGGTCATGACGCAGGTGGATAAGCTGATCAGCACGTAA
- a CDS encoding AraC family transcriptional regulator: MMKPTYSVASNPAQQGSGSLHVRFAGESQTRPEHALGPKIYDHYLLHIIESGHGVFRTETDRYQLGPGDCFLIHPGQIVSYVSDASQPWRYRWVAFDGEQAGEGVSRSGLTPEKPVLHLMENNPIPGYVSLIQSHFQSREESSHIAAIGYLHLIWAEIMNRSDRPSRLTLAEPQVQRTVKQMINYMASQYAHPVSIEQMCASLGYNRAYLSRIFKQETGMTPITYLLKLRIDQSKRLLRERPDLSIEQVSASVGLTDPLYFSRQFKRLVGRSPTRYRKDILSSSALT; this comes from the coding sequence ATGATGAAACCAACCTATTCTGTTGCTTCCAATCCTGCCCAGCAAGGCAGCGGTTCGCTCCACGTCCGATTCGCCGGTGAGAGCCAGACCCGGCCGGAGCATGCATTGGGGCCGAAAATATACGATCATTACTTATTGCATATCATCGAGTCGGGACATGGTGTATTTCGAACCGAAACCGACAGGTATCAGCTCGGCCCCGGTGACTGTTTCCTTATCCATCCCGGTCAGATTGTCAGTTATGTATCCGATGCGAGCCAGCCCTGGCGTTATCGGTGGGTTGCCTTTGATGGAGAGCAAGCCGGCGAAGGCGTATCCCGTTCGGGACTCACACCCGAAAAGCCTGTCCTCCATCTCATGGAGAACAACCCGATTCCCGGCTATGTGTCCCTTATTCAAAGCCATTTTCAATCCAGGGAAGAAAGCTCCCATATCGCCGCCATCGGTTATTTGCATTTAATCTGGGCTGAGATCATGAATCGGAGTGACCGGCCGTCCCGTTTAACGCTGGCAGAACCGCAGGTTCAGCGCACGGTGAAGCAGATGATCAATTACATGGCTTCTCAGTACGCACATCCCGTCTCGATTGAACAAATGTGCGCTAGCCTAGGTTACAACCGCGCATACCTGTCGCGCATCTTCAAGCAGGAAACGGGCATGACTCCGATTACGTATCTGCTTAAATTAAGAATCGACCAATCCAAGCGGCTGCTGCGCGAACGCCCCGATTTGTCCATCGAGCAGGTTTCCGCATCCGTTGGACTCACCGATCCACTCTATTTCTCGCGTCAGTTCAAGCGTCTTGTCGGCCGATCCCCAACGCGGTACCGCAAGGATATCCTCTCATCATCCGCATTAACTTAA
- the mgrA gene encoding L-glyceraldehyde 3-phosphate reductase yields the protein MTYVASEDRYEGMKYNRVGRSGLKLPAISLGLWHNFGGVDTYENGRNMITRSFDLGITHFDLANNYGPPAGSAEETFGKVLSRDLKAYRDEIVISSKAGYYMWPGPYGDFGSRKYLVASLDQSLKRMGLDYVDIFYHHRMDPKTPLEETMVALDHLVRSGKALYVGVSNYSPEKTREAISILKSLGTPLLIHQPSYSMLDRWVENGLLDVLEENGVGSIAFTPLAQGLLTNKYLNGVPGDSRAASASVFLNESNITPEALRKIRALNQIAQARNQSLAQFALAWVLRGGRVTSALIGASKVSQIEDNVAALNNLEFSKEELDRIEAILKTENTSSAEG from the coding sequence GTGACCTATGTGGCTAGCGAAGACCGCTATGAAGGAATGAAGTATAACCGCGTGGGGCGATCTGGATTGAAACTTCCGGCGATCTCCCTTGGATTATGGCATAATTTCGGTGGTGTCGACACGTATGAAAACGGGCGTAATATGATTACGCGCTCCTTCGATCTGGGCATAACCCACTTCGATCTGGCGAACAATTACGGACCGCCTGCAGGCTCTGCCGAAGAGACGTTCGGTAAAGTTCTCTCAAGAGATCTTAAGGCTTACCGTGATGAAATCGTCATTTCGTCCAAAGCGGGCTACTATATGTGGCCTGGACCTTATGGTGACTTTGGATCGCGTAAATATCTGGTAGCAAGTCTCGATCAGAGCTTGAAACGAATGGGTCTGGACTATGTCGATATTTTCTATCATCATCGGATGGATCCAAAAACGCCGCTTGAGGAAACCATGGTAGCGCTAGATCATCTTGTTCGTTCAGGCAAGGCGCTTTATGTTGGAGTCTCCAATTATTCGCCAGAGAAGACGCGGGAAGCGATATCGATTCTGAAAAGCCTGGGAACTCCGCTGCTCATCCATCAGCCAAGCTACTCCATGCTGGACCGTTGGGTGGAGAATGGACTGCTCGATGTCCTGGAAGAGAACGGGGTCGGAAGCATCGCCTTCACTCCGCTTGCTCAAGGACTATTGACCAACAAATATTTGAACGGCGTGCCTGGCGATTCACGCGCCGCAAGCGCATCCGTATTCTTGAACGAGAGCAATATCACGCCTGAAGCGCTGCGCAAGATCAGAGCTTTGAACCAAATCGCTCAAGCGCGGAATCAGAGTCTCGCCCAATTTGCTCTCGCCTGGGTCCTCCGCGGCGGCCGGGTGACATCTGCCCTGATCGGGGCAAGCAAGGTGAGCCAGATCGAAGACAATGTAGCTGCCTTGAACAACCTGGAGTTCTCGAAGGAAGAGCTGGATCGCATTGAAGCGATTCTGAAAACGGAAAACACCTCTTCCGCAGAAGGATGA
- a CDS encoding protease has product MEALYWGCLIGGVIFAIVTVVLGDILSSALDGLLDFLSVDFFNPVVIAGGITVFGGTGIMLTKYTELAAGAHVTLSVLAAIVISILVYFGYVKPMANSENSTGFSIKELAGMIGVVTVPLPAEGFGEVMVKVGAGNTTHIASSFDRQSLPAGVRVVVVDVVEGVLRVSELEERKGED; this is encoded by the coding sequence ATGGAAGCGTTATATTGGGGCTGTCTGATCGGAGGCGTGATATTTGCCATCGTAACCGTAGTGCTTGGCGACATACTTAGCTCGGCGCTTGACGGATTATTGGACTTTTTGTCAGTGGATTTTTTCAATCCGGTTGTGATCGCTGGAGGAATCACTGTATTTGGCGGTACCGGAATCATGCTGACGAAATACACGGAATTAGCGGCAGGTGCCCATGTAACGCTGTCTGTCTTAGCGGCTATCGTCATTTCGATTCTCGTCTACTTCGGCTACGTTAAACCGATGGCGAACAGCGAGAACTCGACGGGCTTCTCCATAAAGGAGCTCGCGGGCATGATCGGCGTTGTCACCGTACCGCTTCCTGCAGAAGGATTCGGTGAAGTGATGGTCAAGGTTGGCGCAGGCAACACGACGCACATCGCGTCTAGCTTTGATCGCCAAAGTCTCCCCGCAGGTGTCCGTGTGGTGGTTGTCGACGTTGTTGAGGGTGTCCTGAGAGTGTCCGAACTGGAAGAACGAAAAGGAGAGGATTGA
- the galE gene encoding UDP-glucose 4-epimerase GalE, whose protein sequence is MAILVTGGAGYIGSHTVAELLEQGEEVVVIDSLETGHREALLGGKLYVGDLRDKALLKQLFSENDIDAVIHFAANSLVGESMKDPVKYYDNNVYGTLCLLEAMNEAGVRKIVFSSTAATYGEPAKVPIEETDRTQPTNVYGETKLMMERMMSWFDTVLGVKYVSLRYFNAAGSHASGKIGEDHRPESHLIPLVLQTALKQRASISVFGDDYATPDGTCVRDYIHVSDLANAHLRAVEYLRRGESSNVFNLGNGLGFSVKEVIETSKQVTGADIPVVMEARRAGDPAVLVASSDKARTVLGWAPSRTTLEEIIESAWKWHSSRPDGYGDN, encoded by the coding sequence ATGGCTATTTTAGTAACTGGCGGTGCGGGTTATATCGGTTCTCACACCGTAGCGGAGCTCTTGGAGCAGGGGGAAGAGGTTGTTGTGATCGACAGTCTGGAGACGGGGCATCGCGAAGCGCTGCTCGGCGGAAAGCTGTATGTTGGCGATTTGCGTGACAAGGCGCTGCTGAAACAGCTGTTTTCGGAAAACGACATTGATGCCGTTATCCATTTTGCTGCGAATTCTCTGGTTGGCGAGAGCATGAAAGATCCGGTGAAATATTACGATAACAACGTATACGGCACGCTGTGCCTGCTGGAAGCCATGAATGAAGCGGGTGTGCGGAAGATCGTCTTCTCGTCAACGGCAGCAACCTACGGCGAGCCTGCGAAGGTGCCGATCGAGGAAACGGACCGGACGCAGCCGACGAACGTGTACGGGGAAACCAAGCTGATGATGGAACGGATGATGTCCTGGTTTGATACCGTGCTTGGCGTGAAGTATGTGTCCCTTCGTTACTTTAACGCAGCCGGCTCGCATGCCAGCGGTAAGATCGGTGAGGATCACCGGCCTGAAAGCCATCTGATTCCGCTTGTCCTGCAAACGGCTTTGAAGCAGCGCGCAAGCATCTCGGTGTTTGGCGATGATTATGCAACGCCTGACGGCACATGTGTCCGTGACTACATTCATGTCAGCGATCTTGCGAACGCGCATCTGCGCGCGGTTGAGTACCTTCGCCGCGGAGAGTCCAGCAATGTGTTTAACCTCGGCAACGGACTTGGGTTTTCGGTTAAGGAGGTTATCGAGACCTCGAAGCAGGTGACGGGTGCCGACATTCCGGTTGTCATGGAAGCTCGCCGTGCCGGTGACCCTGCGGTATTGGTGGCGTCATCGGACAAAGCGCGAACGGTTCTCGGATGGGCACCATCCCGAACGACGCTTGAGGAGATTATCGAGAGCGCATGGAAATGGCACAGCAGCCGTCCGGACGGTTACGGTGACAATTAA